The sequence CTCCAGACGCCAAAAAAATAGTAGGGCAAAACCAGACTGAAGATATCAAGAAAAGGCCAGTTAAAAAGAAGCGCTCCAAGAATAAAGAGAAAGACCCAGAATTCCTTGTTCTTCATAAGGAAATGTATCACGAGACTCGTGATAATATCAATGAACTTCCCCAGCGAGGCGGCCCTTATCTCCGTAAATCCGCACGTCCACGCATGAATGACAGCAGTCTGCAGAAAAACTTATGTTACGCGTTCTTCTGCTGTTTCTGTTTGTGACATTTCAGACATTCGAACTTTGGGGGATGCGCAGGCTTCCGTGCATACTGCTTGCCCGCGTCGTGACACTCCTGGCAAGCCGCTATGTCTGTCACGCCCAGATGGTTCGCATCAGCAGGCATCTGGGAATACTGTTTGCCGGAAACGGCATACAGGAATCCGAGCACGGCAAGGACAAAAACCATGAAGATGAGCGTACTTTTCATACGCTGCTACTTTTTTATTCTGGATGTATCATCACTATCTCTGCCTTCAAGAGGGACCTTCTTGTCCCTGCCAGGGTGACCTTCTTTCTTGACGCAGCACTCCTCCTTATCCGAACAGTCAAGGAATGCACCTTTCTCGATCGTCTCATCCGCAGCGCAGACTTCACGACAGATACCATTTAGCATTGAACAGTCCTCGCCTGCAGAGGCAAGCGCAGGCAGCAATAGCACGAACCATAACCATCTCATAAGCACCCTCTCCTCCTTTTATCAGGGATAGTTCATTTATTACTTTAACCAAGATTTGCAAATATGTATAGTGTTACAATACGCGCGGTTATGCAGGTATTGTTAAAGAATATTGCGACACTTGGTCCCATCGGATATATACCATTTGGACCCGGAACATTCGGCAGCCTGGCCGGACTGATATGCCTTTGGTTCTTCCCCCTTTCCCTCCGATGGCATTTTTTGCTGATTATTATCGGTTCGATCATCGGGGCGATAGCTGCCACTTCAGCTGAAAAGCAGTTTGGGCAGAAGGACAGCGGGAAGATCATTGTTGATGAATTTATCGGTTTCTATGTAACAACCTTGTATGTTCCCCATACTTCATCCCTTCTTGTGGCAGGCTTTATACTATTCAGACTTTTCGATATATTTAAGCCACTTATGATAAAAAAACTAGAAAAGACTTTAACCCATGGAAAAGGGGTAATGGCAGATGATATCCTTGCCGGCATATATGCAAATGCTCTCCTGCAGGTCTGGATGCTGCTTAATCCTTAAGACTGGCAGACACCCTTAAGAGACCCCTGTGACTATTCGATCCTTTATCGCGATTAAGCTGCCTGAGGGCCTCAAGCGATCAATCGCTGATCTGATCACTGAACTCAGAAATGCCGGAAGTGATGTCTCTTGGGTGCAGGCAGGCAATATCCACCTTACCCTCAGGTTTCTTGGCAGCACTGACAATGCGTTGATTCCGGCAATAAAGGAACGCATCAGCAAAAAACTCTTACATTACAGCACTTTTTATATTAAAATAGGCGGTGTTGGATGTTTCCCTTCACAGAGACGGCCAAGGGTGCTCTGGATCGGCATAGAAAACTCTGATGCCCTGAAAAACATGCAGAAAGAAGTGGATCTTGTTGTCAGTGAGTTTGGTTTTGAAGCAGAGGAGAGACCTTTTTCCCCTCATCTGACGATCGGGAGAGTACGATCACAGCGGGGCATCGCTGAAACGATAAGAAGGTTTACCGAATTCAGGACTGCTGATTTCGGCACCTTTGAAGTGGAGCGCATCCATATTATGAAGAGTGAACTTAAGCCGGCAGGTGCGCAGCATACGAGCATTGCCGAGATACCAATAGGCAGAGGGAGGAACAATGTCGAAGGAATCGAACAAAGAACCGAATAAGGAGAAGCTGAAGGCCCTTGAAATGGCCATTTCCCAGATCGAGAAGAATTTTGGCAGGGGCTCTATCATGCGGCTCGGCGAGGTTGTAATCCCGGAGGGAATCCAGTCCATCCCAACCGGTTCGCTCGGTCTTGACATTGCAACCGGTATCGGCGGACTGCCAAAGGGAAGAGTGGTCGAGATCTACGGCCCTGAATCATCCGGAAAAACGACACTGGCGCTGAACGCTATCGCACAGGCACAGGCTGCAGGCGGTTCTGCTGCATTCGTTGATGCAGAGCATGCACTTGACGTGGCTTATGCAAAGAAGATCGGCGTGCAGGTTGACGATCTCCTTGTTTCCCAGCCTGATACCGGTGAGCAGGCCCTCGAAGTTACTGAAGCGCTTGTGCGCAGCGGAGCCCTTGATATTATCGTCGTAGATTCCGTTGCAGCGCTTGTTCCCAAGGCAGAGATCGCGGGCGATATGGGGGATTCCCTGCCTGGCCTTCAGGCGCGGCTTATGAGCCAGGCCCTGCGGAAACTGACGGCATCGATATCAAAATCAAACACTACCGTCGTCTTTATCAACCAGATCAGGATGAAGATCGGCGTCATGTTCGGCAGTCCGGAGACAACGACGGGAGGAAATGCGCTCAAATTCTATGCATCCATGAGGCTCGATATCAGGAAGATCGAGAAGCTGAAGGACAACCAGGAGATCATCGGCGGTCGGGTAAGGGTCAAGATCGTGAAGAACAAGATGGCTCCTCCCTTCAGACAGGCCGAATTCGATATCTATTTCAATGAGGGCGTCTCCCGCATGGGAGAGATCGTTGATCTTGGCGTGGAGAGAAACATTATCGAGAAGGCCGGGGCCTGGTACAGCTACTCAGGCAACAGGATCGGTCAGGGACGGGAGAATTCAAAGGAATTCCTGAAGAACAATCCCGAGATGGCCAAAGAGATCGAGGCAAAAATCATCGAGGCAGTCCACCTCAAGAAATAACAGGAGATGAACGATGGATGTCAATGAATTATTAAGGGAAGCTCATGGCCAGGGAGCATCTGACCTTCATCTTAAGGTAGGCTCCTACCCTATCCTCAGGATCAACGGGGAGCTCGCCCCGCTTTCTACCGAGAAGCGCCTGAGTCAGGAAGATACGCTGAAAATGGCATTTGCGGTCATGAGCCCCGGTCAGCGGGAAATATTTAAAAAACGCAACGATATCGACCTCGCCTACAGCGTTCCCGGTCTTGGCCGCTTCCGGTGCAATATCTTTATCCAAAGAGGCACCGTTGGACTTGTTTTCAGAGTAATCCCCATGAGAATACCGACGATCGAAGAACTCCTGCTTCCGGACATAATCAAAAAGATCGCCATGGAAGCGCGTGGACTTATCCTCGTTACCGGGACGACCGGAAGCGGCAAGTCAACGACCCTTGCTGCCATGATCGATCATATCAATACCGGCAAGACCGATCATATCATGACCATTGAGGACCCGATCGAATACCTGCACCGGGACAAGCGGTCGATCATCAACCAGAGGGAGATCGGCAGCGATACGGAATCCTTCAGCAAGGCCATGAGGGCGGCAATGAGACAGGACCCTGACGTCATCCTTGTCGGCGAAATGCGCGACTTTGAGACGATCCAGACAGCACTGACTGCGGCAGAGACAGGACATCTTGTTCTCAGCACGCTCCATACGAGCGATGCAGCAGAAACGGTAAACCGTATCATCTCCGTATTCCCGCCCTATCAGCACAAGCAGGTGAGAATACAGCTGGCATCAGTGCTCAAGGGCATTATTTCGATGCGGCTGGTTCCCAAAGCAGACGGCAAAGGCAGAGTGCCTGCAGTTGAAATACTGATCGCTACGGCAACCATCAAGGACTGCATCCTTGATGCAGACAAGACAAAATCCATAAATGATGCGATATCCCAGGGCACGCTTCATTATGGCATGCAGACCTTTGACCACTCGCTCTTCAATCTCTTCAAGTCCGGACTGATATCCTATGAGGAAGCTCTGAGACGGGCCACCAACCCGGATGACTTTGCGCTTAAGGTGAAGGGCATTCAGTCAACAAGCGATATATCACTGGAGGACCAGCATCAATCCGACAAGGACGAGATGAAGATTGACCGCTTCAGCAGGTAACGCGCGCAGATATGCACTGCTTCTGCTCAGATACCGGGGCAGAAGCGAAAAAGAGCTGCGCGAGCGGCTCAAAAAGAAAGGATACCTCGCAGAGGAAATTGAGACCACGGTAGCCTATCTCCTTGAGTCCGGCTTCCTTGACGACAGGGCTCTGGCAGAGAATCTGAAGCGCCAGGCCATGACCAATAAACTTCTGGGGTTTGAAGGTGCGCGGCGGTTCATGCAGCAGCGGGGTCTGCCGAAAGAGATCATTGGGGAGGCCCTTGCGTATGACGAAGATGATGAGTTGCGCAATATCAGGAAGTTGATAGAAAAGAAACAGAGAAGCATAAGCAGATATCCGGAACCGAAAAGAACACAAAGCCTCATGGGCTCTCTGATGCGAAAGGGCTATTCAACGGCCCTGATCAGGAAAGCCCTGAAAAATACCATCACAGACGAGGAAACTGAAGAATGATGAATAGCAGTGAGATTAGAAAGACGTTTCTTGAATATTTCCGGTCAAAAGGCCATGAGGTCGTGCGAAGCTCGTCTGTTGTCCCCGGCAATGACGCTACCCTGCTTTTCACCAATGCAGGCATGGTCCAGTTCAAAGGAGTTTTTCAGGGCGAGGAGAAGAGACCCTACAGCCGCGCCACAACAAGCCAGAAATGCATGCGGGCCGGCGGCAAGCATAACGACCTCGAGAATGTGGGACATACTGCCCGGCATCATACGTTTTTTGAGATGTTAGGGAACTTCTCCTTCGGCGATTATTTCAAGAAAGACGCCATACTCTTTGCATGGGAGCTTCTGACAGAACACTATGGACTGCCGAAGGACAGGCTTTGGGCAACGGTATATGAAGATGACGATGAGGCAGAACAGTTATGGAAGGAGCTTACGGGCATCCCGGCAAACAGGATCGTCCGCCTCGGGGCAAAAGATAACTTCTGGCAGATGGGAGACACCGGCCCCTGCGGCCCCTGCTCTGAGATCCTTATCGACCAGGGCGAGCATATCGGCTGCAGACGGCCTGAATGTGCAGTGGGTTGTGACTGCGACCGTTTCCTCGAAATATGGAATCTGGTCTTCATGCAGTTTGACAGGCAAAAGGATGGAACGCTCAATCCGCTTCCTAAGCCGAGCATTGATACCGGCATGGGTCTTGAGAGGCTTGCTGCGGTGCTGCAGGGCAAATACAATAATTTCGATACTGATCTTTTTGCACCGATCATAGCCGCGATCTGCAAACATTCCGGCAAAGCCTACAATACAGACAGACTTACGGATATCGCGATCCGTGTCATCGCTGACCACATTCGTTCTATCACCTTTCTTCTTTCTGAGGGATGTGTGCCCTCCAACGAAGGCCGCGGGTACGTGCTCAGGCGTATCATCAGGAGGGCCTCGCGTTATGCCAAGAGCCTCGATATCAGCGAACCGGTTCTTTACCTGCTTTCTGATGCCGTGGCAGAGGCAATGGGAGATATCTATCCGGAACTCAACGAGGAGAAGTCGCGTGTGCAGAAGATGCTCCGCCTTGAAGAGGAGCGCTTCATGAAAACGCTGGAGCAGGGCCTGCTTATTCTGAACGATGTAATTGCACAGACTCGAAAAAAAGGACTGAGCAGCATCCCCGGAGGCGAACTCTTCAGACTGTATGACACCTATGGATTTCCGCTGGATATCGCGCGTGACGTCGCATCAGAGCATGATCTTCTCATCGATGAGCCCGGTTTTCACCGGGAGATGGAACAGCAGAGGACAAAGGCACGCGCCTCTTGGGTCGGCGAAGAAGCGCCGGCATCAGCAGCACTCTATAAGGAACTTCTCCGTATACATAAAGCAACGGAGTTCGTCGGGTATGATACGTTCGACGCAGATGCAGCGGTAATGGCCATTATCTGCGATGGCAACAACGTCGGGGAACTGCCGGCAGGATCTGAGGGAGAGGTGCTTCTGGACAAGACGCCGTTTTACGCCGAATCGGGCGGGCAGATCGGCGACACAGGTCAGTTAAGCGCCGACCATGTCCGCGTGCTTGTGTTTGACACCCGGAAACCGGTTGAAGGCATGCATATGCACAGGATAATGGTTGCGGAAGGGTCGCTCAAGACAGGTATGACCGTCAAGGCTTCCGTTGACAGGCAGAGGCGTTTGTCGATCATGAGAAACCATACCGCGACTCACCTGCTTCATGCCTCACTCAGAAATATTGCCGGAGCACATGTGAAGCAGGCAGGATCATTTGTCTCTGACGAACGAATTCGTTTTGACTTCACCCACTTCCAGTCTCTTGATGCCGCAATGATCGAGGCGGTCGAAGATGAGGTAAACGACAGCATCCTCGGCAACATCACGCTTGACATTCAGACCATGGAGACAAAGACGGCAATAGAGTCAGGCGTTACCGCCCTTTTCGGTGAAAAATACGGTGATGTGGTGCGCGTGATCTCTGTGCCTGAGGTAAGTTCGGAACTCTGCGGCGGCACCCATGCCCACGCCACCGGCGACATCGGGCTTTTCAAGATTATATCCGAGGGAAGCGTGGCAGCTGGTATACGAAGGATTGAGGCAGTTACCGGCAGGGCAGCGGTCTCATTTTTCCGTGAAGAAGAGGCCGAACTCAGAACGGTCTGCGAAAGCCTGAAAGTTTCCGAGAGACCTTCAGAAAAGATTTCAAGGCTTCTGAGCGAGATGAAGGAGCTTGAAAAAGAACTTGAATCCCTCAAAGGCAAGAACGCGGCAGCGAGTTCCGGAGAGCTCGTCAAAGCTGCCCGCGATATCAATGGCATCAAGGCATTGGCATGCAGACTTGAGGGGATCGATGCAAAGGATCTTCGTATCCTTGCTGATAACGTCAGGGACGCACTCGGTTCAGGTATCCTGGTAATGACATCGGTCAAAGATCAACAGGCGTCCATGGTCGCCATGGTCACCGCAGACCTTACATCCAAATTCAACGCCGGCAACATCCTCAGGGAAATTGCTGCAGCTGCTGGCGGCAAAGGCGGCGGCAAGGCTGACACTGCCCAGGGTGGGACCAAGGAAATAGCCCTGCTGGACAAAGCACTCGAATCATTATACGATATCCTTAAGAGAACATAACAAGGAGGCTTTATTATGGCTATTTTCGACATTATCAGGAATGCAATGCTCCTGGGATTTGGAGTACAGGAAAAAGTTAAGGAGTTCGTTGATGAAGTTGTAAAAAAGGGTGAACTGAGCGAGTCTCAGGGCGCCAAGCTTGTCAAGGAATGGACAGAAAAGGCCGAGAAAAACACGGAGGATATCTCCAACAGCCTGAATGACCTGCTCAAAAAGACCATCGATAAAATGAAGCTTCCTTCAAAAGAAGACCTTGACAAAATGAACGAGCAGATCTCGGCGCTTACGGAAAGGATCAAGAAGCTTGAGGAGCCTAAAAGTTGAGTTGTTAAGGTTGCCGTATGCCTTTTAGCTTCTTCAGGCTCCGCCGGAGCGCAAACAGAGTTCGGCAGATTGTTAATGTCTTTCTGAAATACGGATTCGGCAAGGTCATAGACCAGATCCACCTGAGCAGGTTCGTACCGTTTAGGAAAAGGATCAGGTCTTTCGGTCAGTGGCCGTCCGTAAAAGAACCTGCTGTTGCCGAGCGCCTCAGAATGGCCTTTGCCGAACTTGGCCCCAGCTTTATCAAGCTTGCCCAGATACTCTCATCCCGTCCAGACCTTATAACCAAAAGGTTCGCGGATGAGTTCAAGAAACTGCAGGACCGGGTCCCCTCATTTTCAAGCGATGAGGCTGTGCTGATCATTGAGAATGAGACAGGAAAAAGAATCGATCAACTTTTTTTGGAATTTGATCATACCCCAATCGCCGCAGCTTCCATTGCACAGGTACATTTTGCCAGACTGCTGGATGGCAGCAAGGTCATTATAAAGGTCCAGCGGCCCCGTATCAGCGATCAGATCGAAACTGACATCGGCATACTGAATTTCGCTGCCGGCCTGATGGAAAAATATTTTCCGGAAAGCTCTTTTTTTAATCCCTCGGGTATCGTTGATGAGTTCAGCCGTACCGTAAGAAAGGAGCTGGATTTTCTCGAAGAGGCAAGGAACTGCATCAGGTTCAAAAAGAACTTCGAGCAGATTCCAGATGTCCACATACCGACGGTGTATACGGAATTTTCTACGGATAAGATCATTGTTATGGAGCGGATCGAGGGAGTCAGGCTTGACGATATTGAAGGTATTACGAAGCTCGGACTTGATCGGACAAAGCTTGCGAAGATAGGCATTAACGCCTATTTCAAACAGATCCTTGAGGACGGGTTCTTTCATGCTGATCCTCACGCAGGGAACATCTTCGCAATGCCCACAGGACAGATCGGTTTCATGGACTTCGGCATTGTCGGCAGGGTAACCCCTGAAATGAGAGAAACCATGGCCAATACGTTTCTGGCTCTTATCCAGAAGAATTTTGACAGTCTTATTGATCAGTATATTGAGCTCGGTCTTGTGCCTGAACACGTTGATCTGGATATCTTCAGGAAAGAGTTCAAGGCCGACCTCACCGATTTTCTCGAACCCCTGTATGGACTGACGATCAAGGAGATCAACTTTGCCGAATACCTTGATACCGTGATGCATCTCGCCATCAAACACAAGATGAAAATACCGTCGGACCTTCTGCTTGTCAACAAGGCAATGCTTATTCTGGAGAGCATTGGACGTGAACTCGACCCTGATTTTGATTTTATCTCGGCAGCGGAACCGTATGCCTCAAAGATCGTAAAAGAGCGGATGAGTCCGGGAAAAATATTCGAAAAAGCCCGCAAGAACGTCTCTGATCTTGGCGACTTTGCCGTGATCTTCCCGAAGCAGCTCAGACAGGTGGTACAGAAGGTTCTGCGGGACGACTTTCATATTAAAATGACTCACATAGGTATAGACCGCTTTATTCGCGATATGGACCGTTCGAGCAACAGGATCTCTTTCAGCATGATCATCAGCGCAATACTGCTGAGTTCAGCGATCATGCATGCGACCGGCGTCGGCCCTACCTATAAAGGCATTTCTCTTCTCGGCCTTTCTGCCTTCTTCTTCGCTCTACTCCTTGGGGTCTGGCTGATTATATCGATTATCCGTTCCGGCAGGCTTTAATTACTGCGCATCCTTGGCTACCCTGGGATATACCACCCAATTCATTTTCAGTGCATGCCTGCCGGGACTTCTGATCTGCCCTTTTTCATTATGAATATCAGCGGCAGAATCAGGATCATAAAAAGACTGAGCAGAAGAAACGCGTCATTAAACGAGAGCATTGCCGCCTGTTTCAGAAGCTGCCCGTAGATTGTTGCCTGGGCTGCACCGGGCGCGGCAGTTCCTGCTCCCTGCAGGCTTAGCGCCTGCTCTGCACTCTGCACGGCTATTTGATAGTTACGGTCAAAGGGTGTAAGATTGGCCACAAGATGATTCTGCTGAAACTGGGCGCCGCGCGCTATCATGGTCGTCACAAACGCCACGCCAAAGCTCCCTCCAAGGTTTCTGAGCAGGTTATAGATCGCTGAGGCATTCGCCATATCCTCCTTCCTGATACTCGCCATAGTCAGCGTCGTAAGCGGGATAAAGAGGAATCCCATGCCAATGCCAAGGACTATCCTGGGCCAGATTATGGTATTGAAATCGGCCGCAAGCGTGAACTGGGACATCAGATACGTTGAATAGGCAGAGACGATAATGCCGAACGCAAGCAATCCTCTTGGATTAACTTTTGTTATGAGCCGTCCGGCAATGGGCATCGCAATAAGGGTAGCAATCCCTCCTGGACCAAGCACCATACCGGCAAGCGTCGCGTTATAACCCATGAGGGTCTGGAGAAATATGGGCAGAAGCACGATGCTGCCAAACAGATTGAAGAAGGCAAAGAACATGACGATATTGCCTGTGCTGAAGGAGACATTCCTGAATGTTTTCAGATTCACGATAGGATGCTCAACAAAATGTTCGTTGATAATAAAGAGGACAAGCGACACGACAGAGATAATCGTCAGCCAGGTAATGAAACTCGATGAAAACCAGTCGTCTGCCTGGCCCTTGTCGAGCACAATCTGAAGACAGCCAAGACCTGCAGCAAGCAGTACAAGTCCCCAGTAATCGATCTTCGTCTTCATGCGTTTCATGTAGGGCGGGTCTGTTATAAAGAATATGACCATCAGTATGGATACAATACCGATCGGTATATTGATAAAGAATATCCAGTGCCATGACCAATTGTCTGTGATCCAGCCACCAAGGAGCGGCCCGATAATCGGCCCGAACATGATGCCGATACCGAAGATAGCCATTGCCATACCGTGCTGCTTTTGGGGGAATGTCTCAAGGAGTATTGACTGGGAAATGGGCTGGAGCGCCCCTCCCCCGATGCCCTGGAGGACCCGGAAAACAACCAGACTCTGAAGACTCCAGGAAATTCCGCAGAGCAGAGAACTGAGCGTAAAGAGCGAAATCGAAAAGATAAGATACCGCTTCCTCCCAAAAAACCGGCTAAGCCATCCGGTCATCGGAATAATAATGGCATTTGAAACAAGGTATGAGGTGATCGTCCAGGTAGATTCGTCTATGCCTGCAGAGAGGCTTCCCCTGATATGGTCAAGTGCAACGTTTACGACGGACGTATCGACGATCTCGATCAGCGTCGGCAGCATGACCGTAAGCGCTATAATCCATTTAGTCATATCAGCGACCAGATAAAACAGATCGTGTGATTCAGAGCTCTCAAGTCCTGAAAACCCATGCTATACTACGAACCGGGTTCTACTTCCCGACAAGAATTGTCGGCTCCACCGACATGCCGACCCTGAGAATATGCTCCACATCCGCGTTCTTATCCAGAACAATCTTTACCGGTATTCTCTGCACCACCTTCACATAGTTTCCGGTGGCATTTTCCGGAGGGAAAAGTGAAAACGCTGCACCCGTGCCGGCCATGATACTTTCGACTTTTCCATCAAATATCCTTCCAGGGTATGTATCCACTGAAATCTTCACTGTCTGGCCCGCCCTGACCTTTTCAAGCTGAGTTTCCTTGAAGTTGGCCGTAATCCAGATATCATCAAGAGGGACTACTGCCATGAGCGGCTGGCCCGGCTGTATCTGGTTGCCTGCCTGAACCGATTTCTTCGTAATATACCCATCCGCAGGCGCATATATCTTTGCATAACCGACGCTTAACTCCGAAGCCGTGAGCTGTGCTTCGCCCTTTTTTATTGACGAATCCTGTGACGTTCGCGCAGACACTGCCTGCCTTATCAGCGCTTTCTGGATTTCAACGGCAACCTCTGCCTGCTGTACCTGGTCCCTCGCCGATTTCACCTGGGCAACGGAAATATCATAACCCGTTTTGGTCTTCTCATAACGCTCCCGGGATATGGCATCCTTTTTAATAAGACTCTCTGCCCTGCTGACGTCCAGTTCAGCCTGCCTCAGGTTCGCATTCTGAAGTTCAAGCTGGGCCTTTGCGGTCCCCACCCTATGGCCGAGTTCCGTAAGTTGCATCTTTGCGGCCTCGATTTTTGTCTCTGCCTCAACAAGACGGGACCGCTCTGTGCTCAGTCCTGAGGCAGCCTCCTTCACTTTTACCTCGAAATCGGCAGCGTCAATATCGAGAATGAGTTCACCCTTTTTAACTAATTGGTTGTCGGATACATGGACCTTCTTCACCGTGCCGGAAACTTTGGAAGCAACAACATGGACTCTGCCCTCAATATATGCGTCATCAGTCGTTATACGTGTCTTCTTGTACTGCAAATACATAACCACAACAATAATGCCGATGACCGCAATGGCGGCAAACATAAGCAGTGCAGCAACCTTTTGTCTCTTGCCGCCTCCCCGCGGCTTTTCTTCATCCATTTATCGGTATACCTCCAGCAGATCTTTTCCCGTTGCATAATACACGGCAGCCTCGGCCTTTCTCAGATCGTAGAGCGCCCTAAAATAATTCGTGCGGGCGCTGCTCAGGAGCGCTACCGCATCAAGGACATCAGTCCCGGTGCCGATACCCTCTTCATACTGGACCCGGTTGATCCTGAGGTTTTCTTCAGCCTGCCTCACCGCATCCTTTGTTACATGCAGCCGTTCTCTTGCCGTGACCGACTGAAGCAGATACTGCTGCACCTCAAGGTGTATCTCGTCAAGGAGCTTTGCTCTCTGCTCAGCAAGCTTTTCTGCCTGAAATTCGAGTTTTCTGATCTCAGCCCGGGTCAAGCCGCCTGAAAAAAGGTTCATGTTAAGGCCAAGCGTTACGGACCAGTTATCCTCATGGACCTGATACCGGTTTTCGGTAAAGTCGAATCCGCCTCTTACAAACATTCTGGGAAAAAACTCCGATTTTTTTGCTGCTTTTTCCAGTCCGAGGGCCCTGAGTGTTTCATCCGCTATTTTGA is a genomic window of Nitrospirota bacterium containing:
- a CDS encoding phosphatidylglycerophosphatase A, translating into MYSVTIRAVMQVLLKNIATLGPIGYIPFGPGTFGSLAGLICLWFFPLSLRWHFLLIIIGSIIGAIAATSAEKQFGQKDSGKIIVDEFIGFYVTTLYVPHTSSLLVAGFILFRLFDIFKPLMIKKLEKTLTHGKGVMADDILAGIYANALLQVWMLLNP
- the thpR gene encoding RNA 2',3'-cyclic phosphodiesterase translates to MTIRSFIAIKLPEGLKRSIADLITELRNAGSDVSWVQAGNIHLTLRFLGSTDNALIPAIKERISKKLLHYSTFYIKIGGVGCFPSQRRPRVLWIGIENSDALKNMQKEVDLVVSEFGFEAEERPFSPHLTIGRVRSQRGIAETIRRFTEFRTADFGTFEVERIHIMKSELKPAGAQHTSIAEIPIGRGRNNVEGIEQRTE
- the recA gene encoding recombinase RecA; translation: MSKESNKEPNKEKLKALEMAISQIEKNFGRGSIMRLGEVVIPEGIQSIPTGSLGLDIATGIGGLPKGRVVEIYGPESSGKTTLALNAIAQAQAAGGSAAFVDAEHALDVAYAKKIGVQVDDLLVSQPDTGEQALEVTEALVRSGALDIIVVDSVAALVPKAEIAGDMGDSLPGLQARLMSQALRKLTASISKSNTTVVFINQIRMKIGVMFGSPETTTGGNALKFYASMRLDIRKIEKLKDNQEIIGGRVRVKIVKNKMAPPFRQAEFDIYFNEGVSRMGEIVDLGVERNIIEKAGAWYSYSGNRIGQGRENSKEFLKNNPEMAKEIEAKIIEAVHLKK
- a CDS encoding type IV pilus twitching motility protein PilT: MDVNELLREAHGQGASDLHLKVGSYPILRINGELAPLSTEKRLSQEDTLKMAFAVMSPGQREIFKKRNDIDLAYSVPGLGRFRCNIFIQRGTVGLVFRVIPMRIPTIEELLLPDIIKKIAMEARGLILVTGTTGSGKSTTLAAMIDHINTGKTDHIMTIEDPIEYLHRDKRSIINQREIGSDTESFSKAMRAAMRQDPDVILVGEMRDFETIQTALTAAETGHLVLSTLHTSDAAETVNRIISVFPPYQHKQVRIQLASVLKGIISMRLVPKADGKGRVPAVEILIATATIKDCILDADKTKSINDAISQGTLHYGMQTFDHSLFNLFKSGLISYEEALRRATNPDDFALKVKGIQSTSDISLEDQHQSDKDEMKIDRFSR
- a CDS encoding RecX family transcriptional regulator, producing the protein MTASAGNARRYALLLLRYRGRSEKELRERLKKKGYLAEEIETTVAYLLESGFLDDRALAENLKRQAMTNKLLGFEGARRFMQQRGLPKEIIGEALAYDEDDELRNIRKLIEKKQRSISRYPEPKRTQSLMGSLMRKGYSTALIRKALKNTITDEETEE
- the alaS gene encoding alanine--tRNA ligase encodes the protein MNSSEIRKTFLEYFRSKGHEVVRSSSVVPGNDATLLFTNAGMVQFKGVFQGEEKRPYSRATTSQKCMRAGGKHNDLENVGHTARHHTFFEMLGNFSFGDYFKKDAILFAWELLTEHYGLPKDRLWATVYEDDDEAEQLWKELTGIPANRIVRLGAKDNFWQMGDTGPCGPCSEILIDQGEHIGCRRPECAVGCDCDRFLEIWNLVFMQFDRQKDGTLNPLPKPSIDTGMGLERLAAVLQGKYNNFDTDLFAPIIAAICKHSGKAYNTDRLTDIAIRVIADHIRSITFLLSEGCVPSNEGRGYVLRRIIRRASRYAKSLDISEPVLYLLSDAVAEAMGDIYPELNEEKSRVQKMLRLEEERFMKTLEQGLLILNDVIAQTRKKGLSSIPGGELFRLYDTYGFPLDIARDVASEHDLLIDEPGFHREMEQQRTKARASWVGEEAPASAALYKELLRIHKATEFVGYDTFDADAAVMAIICDGNNVGELPAGSEGEVLLDKTPFYAESGGQIGDTGQLSADHVRVLVFDTRKPVEGMHMHRIMVAEGSLKTGMTVKASVDRQRRLSIMRNHTATHLLHASLRNIAGAHVKQAGSFVSDERIRFDFTHFQSLDAAMIEAVEDEVNDSILGNITLDIQTMETKTAIESGVTALFGEKYGDVVRVISVPEVSSELCGGTHAHATGDIGLFKIISEGSVAAGIRRIEAVTGRAAVSFFREEEAELRTVCESLKVSERPSEKISRLLSEMKELEKELESLKGKNAAASSGELVKAARDINGIKALACRLEGIDAKDLRILADNVRDALGSGILVMTSVKDQQASMVAMVTADLTSKFNAGNILREIAAAAGGKGGGKADTAQGGTKEIALLDKALESLYDILKRT
- a CDS encoding phasin family protein; this translates as MAIFDIIRNAMLLGFGVQEKVKEFVDEVVKKGELSESQGAKLVKEWTEKAEKNTEDISNSLNDLLKKTIDKMKLPSKEDLDKMNEQISALTERIKKLEEPKS
- a CDS encoding AarF/ABC1/UbiB kinase family protein; amino-acid sequence: MPFSFFRLRRSANRVRQIVNVFLKYGFGKVIDQIHLSRFVPFRKRIRSFGQWPSVKEPAVAERLRMAFAELGPSFIKLAQILSSRPDLITKRFADEFKKLQDRVPSFSSDEAVLIIENETGKRIDQLFLEFDHTPIAAASIAQVHFARLLDGSKVIIKVQRPRISDQIETDIGILNFAAGLMEKYFPESSFFNPSGIVDEFSRTVRKELDFLEEARNCIRFKKNFEQIPDVHIPTVYTEFSTDKIIVMERIEGVRLDDIEGITKLGLDRTKLAKIGINAYFKQILEDGFFHADPHAGNIFAMPTGQIGFMDFGIVGRVTPEMRETMANTFLALIQKNFDSLIDQYIELGLVPEHVDLDIFRKEFKADLTDFLEPLYGLTIKEINFAEYLDTVMHLAIKHKMKIPSDLLLVNKAMLILESIGRELDPDFDFISAAEPYASKIVKERMSPGKIFEKARKNVSDLGDFAVIFPKQLRQVVQKVLRDDFHIKMTHIGIDRFIRDMDRSSNRISFSMIISAILLSSAIMHATGVGPTYKGISLLGLSAFFFALLLGVWLIISIIRSGRL